One Triplophysa dalaica isolate WHDGS20190420 chromosome 11, ASM1584641v1, whole genome shotgun sequence genomic window carries:
- the nid1a gene encoding nidogen-1, translated as MCVCVSGLQQQIFSQTPARFRSVMDRQGQRWSVWIIFLGLCVCVSGITRQDLFPFGEGAGDQKLPEGNDETQQISLEKPVTFFNEQFNKIYINTNGFVALKTPAEESEYLGKMPASFGMIAALQGDLDTSDGVGKVFFREDTSPVVLRHAADHINRAFPEHDSVNPSHALVVTWVDVAPHRTERRGDAEDHRGRRNTFQLVIASLESVSWAVLLYPRDGLQVHTTGDSHTLHAGFSKGHEGYTIFSKKQGPYYRITDDTEASITKLAEQTNSGKPGVWVYKIGAFPQFSDVTAGQVPDLPVDSHQYRNTGSHRHQHQVQVYPEDQGISQDILDGVYHRPEHPVLLQVETVQFTPEVVEVESDDNIQVNVFTYNSGQCARHTCSKFGECRNSPSGQCCHCKPGFYGNGVQCVSEGVPQRMNGKMSCRLFVGDSPVPVEISDNDLHSYVVVNDGRAYVAISTIPPSVGFSLQPLSAVGAVIGWAFALQQPGFKNGFSIIGGEFKRQVDVTFQPGGERMTISQEFKGIDEHDHLMVNTKLEGQIPEVPQGAQVKLDPYTEIYQYSSNLITSSSMREYVVSREDLPSVTRSYKFRETITFQGCQHDESSRDVPSTQMLSVDQVFVKYDVSEQLLRYATSNKIGDINGGQPEENPCFTGKHDCDTNAVCRPGGANEFTCECATGFTGEGRACYDVDECRESPQICGPHAICNNQPGTFRCECLDGFQFASDGRTCVEVLRPVDPCQTGTHDCDIPERARCSYTGGSSYICSCLQGFMGDGRTCRDIDECHGNQCHENAFCTNTAGSFTCQCNAGYYGDGYHCSTDGKTRCQLHRENALGSGGAGPRGPRPLPGRFVPTCDAQGEYEPMQCHESIGQCWCVDPDGQEISGSRTGPGTFPDCPDHGPGPVRPTPRPDVSPLPPGSHILFTQSGKVEFVPLDGHDLKKTEAKTALHLPEKVLIGIAYDCLEKMMYWTDISTPAISKASLHGGEPISLITSDLGSPEGIAIDHLGRNMFWTDSMKDRIEVSSLDGSKRRVLIDTGLINPRAILTDPTNGYIYWADWNRESPRIEMAYMDGTNRRILVKDDLGLPNGLTYDPQTSQLCWADAGTHKVECMNPNQGDRRQLMEGLQYPFGMTTDGRNLYYTDWKRGGVVVIDRHTGKEVDEFQPQKQTRLYGITTAHAQCPSGQNYCSVNNGGCTHLCLATPAGRSCRCPDDSAGSGCVEGEGRN; from the exons atgtgtgtgtgtgtctctggaCTCCAGCAGCAGATCTTCAGTCAGACTCCAGCGAGGTTCAGGTCGGTCATGGATCGACAGGGTCAGAGGTGGTCAGTGTGGATCATATTCCTGGgattgtgcgtgtgtgtcagcGGGATAACCCGACAGGATTTGTTCCCGTTTGGAGAAGGCGCAGGAGATCAGAAGCTCCCAGAAGGAAATGATGAGACGCAGCAGATTTCTCTGGAGAAGCCCGTCACCTTTTTCAACGAACAGTTCAACAAGATTTAC ATCAACACCAATGGTTTTGTAGCCCTGAAGACGCCTGCAGAGGAATCCGAGTATCTGGGCAAAATGCCGGCCAGTTTTGGAATGATAGCCGCTCTCCAGGGTGACCTGGACACCAGTGACGGGGTGGGTAAGGTGTTCTTCCGTGAGGACACAAGTCCTGTCGTCCTGCGACACGCCGCTGATCACATTAACAGAGCGTTTCCTGAACACGACTCGGTGAACCCCAGTCACGCTCTGGTGGTCACATGGGTGGACGTGGCCCCTCACAGGACGGAGCGTCGAGGAGACGCAGAGGATCACAGAGGAAGA AGAAACACATTTCAACTGGTGATCGCATCGCTGGAGTCTGTGTCCTGGGCCGTACTTCTCTACCCGAGGGACGGACTGCAGGTCCACACCACAGGCGATAGTCACACACTCCACGCCGGCTTCAGTAAAGGACATGAGGGATATACAATCTTTTCTAAAAAACAAGGGCCGTACTATCGCATCACAGACGACACAGAAGCATCTATCACTAAATTAGCTGA gCAGACTAACTCTGGAAAGCCGGGCGTGTGGGTGTATAAAATCGGAGCGTTCCCTCAGTTCTCAGACGTCACAGCCGGACAGGTGCCAGATTTACCTGTGGATTCTCATCAGTACAGAAACACTGGAAGCCACAGACATCAACATCAGGTGCAGGTTTATCCTGAAGATCAGGGGATCTCACAGGACATCCTGGACGGGGTTTATCATCGACCAGAGCATCCCGTTCTTCTTCAGGTGGAGACGGTTCAGTTCACTCCTGAGGTGGTGGAGGTCGAGAGTGATGACAACATCCAGGTCAATG TATTCACGTATAACTCCGGTCAGTGCGCCAGACACACGTGCTCCAAATTTGGCGAATGTAGGAATTCTCCATCCGGACAGTGCTGCCACTGTAAGCCCGGTTTCTACGGCAACGGCGTTCAGTGTGTATCTGAAG GTGTTCCTCAGAGGATGAACGGGAAAATGAGCTGCAGGTTGTTTGTGGGAGACTCGCCCGTTCCCGTGGAAATCTCCGACAATGATCTTCACTCATACGTGGTGGTGAATGATGGGAGAGCGTACGTGGCCATCAGCACCATTCCTCCCAGCGTGGGTTTCTCTCTTCAGCCCCTGTCAGCTGTGGGCGCTGTCATCGGGTGGGCTTTTGCTCTCCAGCAGCCCGGATTCAAGAACGGCTTTAGTATTATTG GCGGCGAGTTCAAACGGCAGGTCGACGTGACCTTCCAGCCGGGCGGCGAGCGGATGACCATCTCTCAAGAGTTCAAAGGCATCGATGAGCACGACCACCTGATGGTCAACACCAAACTTGAAGGACAGATTCCTGAGGTGCCTCAGGGGGCTCAAGTGAAGTTAGACCCCTACACTGAGATCTACCAGTACAGCAGTAACT TAATCACCTCGTCCTCAATGCGCGAGTACGTGGTCAGTAGAGAAGACCTCCCCTCTGTGACCCGAAGCTATAAGTTCAGAGAGACCATCACGTTCCAGGGCTGCCAGCACGATGAATCCAGTCGAGATGTTCCGTCCACTCAGATGCTGAGCGTCGATCAGGTGTTCGTCAAGTATGATGTAAGCGAACAGCTCCTGCGTTACGCCACCAGTAACAAGATCGGAGATATCAACG GAGGACAGCCAGAAGAGAACCCCTGCTTTACCGGCAAACACGACTGTGACACTAATGCTGTGTGTAGACCTGGAGGAGCAAATGAGTTTACATGCGAGTGTGCTACAGGTTTTACTGGAGAGGGACGCGCTTGCTACG ATGTGGATGAATGCAGGGAGTCTCCTCAGATCTGTGGACCTCACGCCATCTGTAATAACCAGCCCGGAACCTTCCGATGTGAATGTCTGGACGGCTTTCAGTTTGCTAGTGATGGACGGACATGTGTCG AGGTGTTGAGGCCCGTGGATCCATGTCAAACCGGCACTCATGACTGTGACATCCCTGAACGCGCTCGCTGCAGTTACACCGGTGGATCATCCTACATCTGCTCCTGTCTGCAGGGATTCATGGGAGATGGACGAACCTGCCGAG acaTAGATGAATGTCATGGAAACCAGTGTCATGAGAATGCATTCTGCACCAACACCGCTGGATCTTTCACCTGTCAGTGTAACGCCGGTTACTATGGCGATGGTTACCACTGCTCTACAG ATGGTAAGACTCGCTGTCAGCTTCACCGAGAGAACGCTCTGGGCTCCGGCGGGGCTGGTCCGCGAGGTCCTCGTCCTCTGCCCGGTCGGTTTGTGCCCACCTGCGATGCCCAGGGTGAATATGAGCCCATGCAGTGTCACGAAAGCATCGGCCAGTGCTGGTGTGTGGATCCAGATGGACAGGAGATCTCTGGCTCGCGCACAGGCCCCGGCACTTTTCCTGATT GCCCTGATCATGGACCCGGTCCCGTCAGACCAACACCCAGACCCGACGTCAGCCCTCTTCCCCCCGGCAGCCACATTCTGTTCACGCAGAGCGGAAAGGTCGAGTTTGTTCCTCTGGACGGCCATGACCTGAAGAAGACTGAAGCAAAGACCGCTCTACACCTGCCG GAGAAAGTTCTGATTGGAATCGCTTATGACTGTTTGGAGAAGATGATGTACTGGACAGACATCAGCACACCTGCTATCAGTAAAGCCAGTCTTCATGGAGGAGAGCCCATCTCTCTCATCACATCAG ATCTTGGCAGTCCTGAAGGCATCGCTATAGATCATCTGGGCAGGAACATGTTCTGGACGGACTCCATGAAGGACAGAATTGAAGTTTCCTCTCTGGACGGATCCAAGCGCCGGGTGTTGATCGACACAGGTCTTATCAATCCAAGAGCCATCCTCACTGACCCCACCAACGG CTACATCTACTGGGCCGACTGGAACAGAGAATCTCCCAGAATCGAGATGGCTTATATGGACGGCACTAACAGAAGAATCCTGGTCAAAGATGACTTGGGCCTCCCCAACGGTTTAACTTACGACCCTCAAACATCTCAGCTGTGTTGGGCAGATGCTG GGACTCATAAAGTGGAGTGTATGAATCCAAACCAAGGCGACCGCAGACAGCTCATGGAGGGACTTCAGTATCCGTTCGGAATGACTACAGACGGCCGAAACCTCTATTACACAGACTGGAAGAG GGGCGGTGTAGTCGTGATCGATCGGCACACTGGCAAAGAGGTCGATGAGTTCCAGCCCCAGAAACAAACACGTCTGTACGGCATCACCACAGCACACGCTCAGTGTCCCTCCG GTCAGAACTATTGCTctgtgaataatggaggctgtacTCACTTGTGTCTCGCGACTCCTGCTGGTCGCTCCTGTAGATGTCCAGATGATTCTGCAGGGTCTGGCTGTGTGGAAGGGGAGGGCAGAAATTAA